A window of Solea solea chromosome 18, fSolSol10.1, whole genome shotgun sequence contains these coding sequences:
- the marcksb gene encoding myristoylated alanine-rich protein kinase C substrate b has translation MGAQISKTAGQEEAAVEKPAEGAAVAAKANGQENGHAKTNGDASPATEEANKADVQANGSTPTEEAPKEEGEKVEAAEANGEKETNGEASAKPEEGTPSTSEDGKQKKKRFSFKKPSFKLSGFTFKKTKKESEEAAEDGAAAAVAAEPAEGEKEASEEAAAEETKPAEAGEEEAKEAAVAEEPKAEEEVKAEEEEGAAAAAGGEEKPAEASPTEPETAASPEATAAAAE, from the exons atgggaGCACAAATCTCCAAAACCGCCGGGCAGGAGGAAGCCGCGGTGGAAAAGCCCGCAGAAGGCGCGGCTGTTGCAGCGAAGGCTAACGGACAG GAAAATGGCCATGCCAAGACCAATGGGGACGCCTCTCCTGCTACAGAGGAGGCCAACAAAGCTGATGTGCAGGCCAACGGCAGCACTCCCACTGAGGAGGCACCAAAAGAAGAAGGTGAGAAAGTAGAGGCTGCCGAGGCCAatggagagaaggagacaaaTGGCGAAGCTTCTGCCAAGCCGGAGGAGGGCACTCCATCAACCAGCGAGGATGGCAAGCAGAAGAAAAAGCGTTTCTCCTTCAAGAAACCCTCCTTCAAGCTCAGTGGCTTCACCTTCAAGAAGACCAAGAAGGAGTctgaggaggcagcagaggatggagcagcagcagcagtggcggcAGAACCAGccgagggagagaaggaggcgTCAGAGGAGGCAGCTGCGGAGGAGACCAAGCCAGCTGAGGCTGGTGAGGAAGAAGCAAAGGAGGCAGCTGTAGCCGAGGAGCCAAAGGCTGAAGAGGAAGTgaaggcagaagaagaagaaggagcagcagcagcagcaggaggagaggagaaaccAGCTGAAGCTTCACCCACTGAACCAGAAACGGCAGCCAGTCCTGAGGCCacagccgccgccgccgagTAA